Proteins from a genomic interval of Macrobrachium nipponense isolate FS-2020 chromosome 28, ASM1510439v2, whole genome shotgun sequence:
- the LOC135201817 gene encoding uncharacterized protein LOC135201817: MSVKPRHWTWLCILPLILTVQSVNSAGTFASSIWRSGRFDGEVIATSVEKYGLITCLNTCKQYGSCKAFNYQVTTRTCEILSSAVCDNDTNVLSTADNTWRYYDLLDYDAQEYEMSYRDKPSCTKAGKCSEKCSRTINATCSHDEQCVQKAENSYCSLATNSSGTGICTCSTQYWAYNDTRCIHQISYSGFVWSWLNKKIVNSMCNVTFTVKAPVDFQIRLMNGEDFYNGVPNYEIRIGYASNTTTRLARTGVLITEVSTPGILTNDFQNFTLSWCNGAINVGRQGQAPVLSWTDSVPITPIRGMGFYSVASNNHIFLPHNLVDPYFPTSESSGVLRVNGYDYHKVKLLDSGAPTSDVNFIFECMAPRDCNVLFGQVSNGYSFYKFIFGSFVNTLTSLWSSRHNSWILPHINTPSIVTNAEYRKFWITINGRTFKAGKGDDPIPLINWTETVDVNVTHVSICTFDGDIGYYKVLSHRQFHEYPNGGYV; encoded by the exons ATGAGCGTAAAACCACGCCACTGGACGTGGCTGTGTATCCTGCCTTTAATCCTGACAGTGCAAAGCGTGAATTCCGCTGGGACTTTCGCTAGCTCAATATGGCGATCAGGGCGATTTGATGGTGAAGTCATCGCGACCAGCGTAGAGAAGTATGGGTTAATAACTTGTCTAAATACTTGCAAACAATACGGCAGCTGCAAAGCCTTCAACTAccag GTGACGACTCGCACTTGTGAGATCTTATCTTCGGCTGTGTGTGACAACGACACCAACGTACTAAGCACAGCGGACAATACCTGGCGTTACTACGATCTTCTGGACTACGATGCTCAG GAGTATGAGATGAGCTACCGAGACAAACCATCTTGTACAAAAGCTGGAAAATGCTCTGAAAAATGTT CGCGAACAATCAATGCAACTTGTTCGCACGACGAGCAGTGCGTTCAAAAGGCCGAGAACTCGTATTGCTCACTGGCAACCAATTCTTCAGGAACGGGTATTTGCACATGTTCCACTCAATACTGGGCTTACAATGATACACGATGCATTCATCAGATAA GCTATAGCGGTTTCGTCTGGTCGTGGCTTAACAAGAAGATTGTAAACAGCATGTGCAATGTGACCTTCACAGTAAAAGCACCAGTAGATTTCCAAATCAGACTGATGAACGGGGAAGACTTCTACAATGGGGTCCCGAACTACGAAATTA GAATTGGATATGCATCAAACACGACGACCAGACTGGCCAGAACTGGAGTTCTAATAACTGAGGTCTCAACTCCTGGAATCCTCACCAATGACTTCCAGAACTTCACTTTAAGTTGGTGTAATGGTGCTATAAA CGTCGGCAGACAAGGACAGGCCCCTGTTCTTTCATGGACAGATTCCGTCCCTATAACGCCAATTAGAGGAATGGGATTCTACTCAGTAGCATCTAACAACCACATATTCCTCCCACACAATCTTGTTGATCCTTACTTCCCTACAAGTGAATCCAGTGGTG TTCTTCGTGTGAACGGATACGACTATCATAAAGTGAAGCTTCTCGACAGTGGCGCTCCAACATCGGACGTCAATTTCATCTTTGAATGCATGGCTCCCAGAGATTGTAATGTTCTCTTTGGACAAGTTTCAAACGGCTACAGCTTTTACAAATTTA TTTTTGGGTCATTTGTTAATACACTGACATCACTCTGGAGTAGCCGTCACAATAGTTGGATACTACCACATATAAACACTCCAAGCATTGTCACCAACGCAGAGTACAGGAAATTTTGGATAACTATTAATGGACGTACATTCAA ggcTGGCAAAGGTGATGACCCAATTCCTCTTATCAACTGGACAGAAACTGTAGACGTAAATGTTACTCACGTGAGCATCTGTACCTTTGATGGTGACATTGGCTACTACAAGGTTCTTTCTCACAGGCAGTTCCATGAATATCCCAATGGTGGTTATGTGTGA